From one Rosa rugosa chromosome 4, drRosRugo1.1, whole genome shotgun sequence genomic stretch:
- the LOC133744039 gene encoding uncharacterized protein LOC133744039 produces MKARDAKGGLSADLLVCFPSRTNLTLMPKSICSPARSLEAKKHHNNHNQQLIKRGRTKSFGQASPMLWAKTKAMGSEISEPTSPKVTCAGQIKVRHKTGSIKSWQTVMEEIERIHKNKKQKKPKPNWAEALGFKKDVMHFLTCLRRIRFDFRCFGSFPQPDITSDDEDDEEEEEDREENHLGTVEGSEGTDENSRTVFSKWYMVLQENQSDGFSKQDGIEIDDRPSFGDGGSTSAVPSVPPPNALLLMRCRSAPAKSWLEEKEEEKNDHEEEEEEEEEEQEKEDCQEENVSEKQERRGKITLKSLMDEEKMKKKNENLVVMTYGSDLYNISTEIAKETWVVGGITGMKDPISRSRSWKR; encoded by the coding sequence ATGAAGGCAAGAGATGCCAAAGGAGGTCTTTCTGCAGATTTACTGGTATGTTTTCCTTCAAGAACCAATTTAACCCTTATGCCAAAATCCATTTGCAGCCCAGCAAGGTCCTTAGAAGCCAAAAAGCACCACAACAATCACAACCAGCAGCTCATCAAGAGAGGTAGAACCAAAAGCTTTGGCCAGGCCAGTCCTATGTTATGGGCCAAAACCAAGGCAATGGGCTCGGAGATCTCTGAGCCCACGTCGCCAAAAGTCACATGTGCCGGACAGATCAAGGTTCGGCACAAGACTGGCTCGATCAAAAGCTGGCAAACAGTGATGGAGGAGATTGAGAGGATTCACAAGaataaaaagcaaaagaagCCGAAACCGAACTGGGCGGAGGCACTCGGGTTCAAGAAAGATGTAATGCACTTCCTAACTTGCTTGCGAAGAATCCGATTCGACTTTCGGTGTTTTGGGTCCTTCCCTCAACCAGATATCACTTCTGACGATGAAgacgatgaagaagaagaggaagacagAGAAGAAAACCATTTGGGTACTGTTGAAGGAAGCGAAGGTACTGACGAAAATTCCAGAACGGTTTTTTCGAAATGGTATATGGTTTTACAGGAAAATCAGAGTGATGGTTTTTCCAAACAAGATGGAATTGAGATAGATGATAGGCCTAGTTTCGGTGATGGCGGATCGACTTCTGCAGTACCCTCAGTTCCACCACCAAATGCTCTGCTGCTAATGAGGTGCAGGTCTGCTCCTGCAAAGAGCTGGttagaagagaaagaagaagaaaaaaatgatcatgaagaagaagaagaagaagaagaagaggaacaagaaaaagaagactGCCAGGAAGAAAATGTATCAgaaaaacaagagagaagaggCAAAATTACTTTGAAGAGTTTAATGGAtgaagagaagatgaagaagaagaacgagaACCTGGTGGTGATGACATACGGTTCTGATTTGTACAACATTTCAACTGAAATTGCCAAGGAGACATGGGTTGTGGGTGGAATCACTGGAATGAAAGATCCAATTTCGAGGAGTCGAAGTTGGAAGAGATGA